The Chryseobacterium phocaeense genome includes the window TGCACAGCTTCAAAACAGTGGATTATAATGGAGGTAAGAAGAATAACCATAAACATTGCAGGAAGGGTATATCCGCTGAACGTACCGGCCGCCGAGGAAGAAACTCTGCGCAAGGTAGGAAAGCAGATCGAAAATATGATTAAAGATTTTGAACAGAACTTCGATGTACGAGATAAACAGGATGCTTTGGCGATGTGTGCCCTGAAATTGGGAACCAACGCGGAAGTAGTGTCTCTGAACTACGAAAAAAATATAAATTCTACCAACGAAAGATTAGTGAAAATCAATCAGTCGTTGAATGAAATTGGGAAATAGATTTTTTTCCCACCAGACTGCCTACAATAATTCTAACACATTTAAGGTAAACTCAACGCTAAACAATTACCGAACAAATGTCCGCTGAATGGCGTGCCGGATTCCCGGATTACAGACAGTGGAAATCAGTTCAAATCGTGTTGATTAGGAGTTTACTCTCAATCCCTGAATTGTTGTAGGTTTTTTTATTTAGATAAGTGTAAGACAATTAAAACTCAATATATATTATGACAACAGCCATTATAATCGGCGTTATTTGCCTGGTGGCAGGTGCAGTGATAGGGGTTCTTTTCTCCAGAAGCTCACTCAATACCAAAGCAAAATTTATTGTAGATGATGCAAAGAAGAATGCCGAAAACCTTATAGAAAAAGCAAATGTTCAAGCTGAATCCATAAAAAAAGAAAAGAATCTGCAGGCCAAAGAAAAATTTCTGGAGCTTAAATCCCAGCATGACGCCGATATCCAGTCGCGTGAGAAAAAAATGCAGGAAAGCGAGAAAAGAATGCAGGAAGTGGAGAAAAGAATCAAAGACAAGGAACACAAGCTTAATGACGAGCTGAGTAAGACCGGAAAACTTGAAAAGGATCTTGACAGACAGATTGGAGATTATGCCAAGAAAAATGAGATCTTAGACAGAAAACAGCAGGAACTGGACGTAGCTACCGCTAAAAAAGTGGAGATCCTTGAAAAAATCGCCAATTACACCGCTGAAGAAGCCAAAGCCGAATTGGTGGAAACCATGAAAGCAGAAGCCAAGACCAGAGCTCAGGCCCACGTTCAGGAGATTATGGAAGAAGCACAGCTGAATGCCAAGAATGAAGCCAGGAAGATTGTGATCCAGACCATTCAGAGAATCGGGACGGAACAGGCGATTGAAAACTCAGTATCGGTTTTCAATATTGAATCTGACGAAGTAAAAGGTAGAATCATTGGTAGGGAAGGTAGAAATATCCGTGCTCTGGAAGCCGTAACGGGAGTAGAAATTATCGTTGACGATACTCCGGAAGCCATCCTTCTTTCATGCTTTGATCCGGTAAGAAGAGAAATCGCAAGATTATCCCTTCACAGACTGGTAACAGACGGAAGAATCCACCCGGCAAGAATCGAGGAAGTAGTAGAAAAAACAAGAAAACAGATCGAAGAGGAAATCATTGAAGTAGGAAAAAGAACGATCATTGATCTGGGAATCCACGGACTTCACCCTGAGCTGATCAAGATTGTAGGTAGAATGAAATACCGTTCTTCTTACGGACAGAACTTATTACAGCACTCCAGAGAAGTAGCAAACATTGCCGCTACCATGGCTGCAGAATTAGGACTGAATGTAAAACTGGCCAAAAGAGCAGGACTTTTACACGATATCGGGAAAGTACCGGAGCAGGAATCTGAACTTCCTCACGCTTTACTCGGAATGCAATGGGCTGAAAAATATGGTGAAAATGCAGAAGTGGTTAACGCCATCGGTGCTCACCACGACGAAATTGAAATGAAGTCATTACTATCACCAATCATCCAGGTAGCGGATGCCATCTCAGGAGCAAGGCCGGGAGCAAGAAGACAGGTACTGGAATCTTATATCCAAAGGCTGAAAGATCTGGAATCTGCAGCATTAAGCTTCGACGGTGTATCCAGTGCTTATGCCATCCAGGCAGGTAGAGAACTGAGAGTAATGGTAGAGAGCGGAAAAGTAAATGATGAAGTAGCCAACCAGCTGTCTTACGACATCTCTGAGAAGATCCAGAACGAACTGACGTATCCCGGACAGGTAAAAGTAACGGTGATCAGGGAAACCAGAGCCGTGAATATTGCAAGATAATATACGATCAAGATATTTTATTAAAAACCTTTCAGGAAACTGAAAGGTTTTTTATTTTTATCAAAACTTAAAAATGCAAGAACTGCCTTTGTCTTCAAAACTGAAGTACATTTTTTCTATCCCTGTTATTATTTCTGCCCTTGGCTATTTCGTAGATATCTATGACCTCCTTTTATTCGGTATTGTAAGAATTCCCAGTTTAAAAGCGCTGGGCCTGAATCCTGATACCGACGGAACCTTTATCCTCAATTGTCAGATGGTAGGGCTGCTGATCGGCGGGGTATTCTGGGGAATATTCGGGGATAAAAAAGGAAGGCTGTCTGTACTGTTCGGTTCCATTCTGGTCTATTCCCTGGCGAATATAGCCTGTGGTTTCCTGCCTTATTTTCCAAAAGAGCATTTGGTATACCAATATGCCGGTTTAAGGTTTATTGCAGGAGTTGGGCTGGCTGGAGAGCTTGGAGCCGGAATTACCCTTGTTTCCGAGAGTCTGCCGAAGAATCTCAGGGCGATCGGAACTTCCGTAGTAGCCGGGTTTGGTTTGATGGGGGCTGTAGTGGCCCAGCTCACCGTAGAACTGGCCGGCGGCTGGAATATTTCCTACATTATCGGCGGCGTCATGGGAATTATGCTGCTGGTACTGCGTATAAGTGTTTCGGAAT containing:
- a CDS encoding cell division protein ZapA, producing MEVRRITINIAGRVYPLNVPAAEEETLRKVGKQIENMIKDFEQNFDVRDKQDALAMCALKLGTNAEVVSLNYEKNINSTNERLVKINQSLNEIGK
- the rny gene encoding ribonuclease Y, which translates into the protein MTTAIIIGVICLVAGAVIGVLFSRSSLNTKAKFIVDDAKKNAENLIEKANVQAESIKKEKNLQAKEKFLELKSQHDADIQSREKKMQESEKRMQEVEKRIKDKEHKLNDELSKTGKLEKDLDRQIGDYAKKNEILDRKQQELDVATAKKVEILEKIANYTAEEAKAELVETMKAEAKTRAQAHVQEIMEEAQLNAKNEARKIVIQTIQRIGTEQAIENSVSVFNIESDEVKGRIIGREGRNIRALEAVTGVEIIVDDTPEAILLSCFDPVRREIARLSLHRLVTDGRIHPARIEEVVEKTRKQIEEEIIEVGKRTIIDLGIHGLHPELIKIVGRMKYRSSYGQNLLQHSREVANIAATMAAELGLNVKLAKRAGLLHDIGKVPEQESELPHALLGMQWAEKYGENAEVVNAIGAHHDEIEMKSLLSPIIQVADAISGARPGARRQVLESYIQRLKDLESAALSFDGVSSAYAIQAGRELRVMVESGKVNDEVANQLSYDISEKIQNELTYPGQVKVTVIRETRAVNIAR